A genomic stretch from Methylorubrum extorquens includes:
- a CDS encoding conserved protein of unknown function (Evidence 4 : Unknown function but conserved in other organisms) — MNPYRDLPAERFWRKAVAGVPPFALDPGPRETFRIARTDRVATAGSCFAQRVSQALARGGFRYHVTETAPDGLSEAEATARQFGTFSARYGNLYGPRQFVQLFDRAFGAFDPQLKTWQREDGRLVDPFRPTIEPDGFADEAAVIEARETHLGRVRDLFESLDVLVVTLGLTEGWRCRADGAALSLAPGVAGGQFDPQEVAFVNAGTAEVIADVNGFLDRLWSVNAAARVILTVSPVPLIATYRDQHVLVANAHSKAVLRAAAGEVCERNDPRLVYFPSYEIITSHTNGGRYYEEDQRGIAEAGVAHVMRAFMASFAPGSAEKPEPQPSHDSEAEFAGTAGVICDEETIERSLA; from the coding sequence ATGAACCCTTACCGCGATCTACCGGCCGAGCGCTTCTGGCGCAAGGCGGTGGCGGGTGTGCCGCCCTTCGCCCTCGATCCGGGTCCGCGCGAGACCTTTCGCATCGCCCGCACCGACCGCGTCGCGACCGCCGGCTCCTGCTTCGCGCAGCGCGTCTCGCAGGCGCTGGCCCGCGGCGGATTCCGATACCACGTCACGGAAACCGCGCCCGATGGGTTGAGCGAGGCCGAGGCGACCGCGCGTCAGTTCGGCACCTTCTCGGCGCGTTACGGCAATCTCTACGGCCCGCGCCAGTTCGTGCAGCTCTTCGACCGGGCCTTCGGTGCCTTCGATCCGCAGCTCAAGACGTGGCAGCGCGAGGATGGACGCCTCGTCGATCCGTTCCGCCCGACCATCGAACCCGATGGCTTCGCCGACGAGGCCGCAGTGATCGAAGCCCGCGAAACCCATCTCGGCCGGGTGCGCGACCTTTTCGAGAGCCTCGACGTGCTGGTCGTGACGCTCGGCCTCACCGAGGGCTGGCGTTGCCGCGCCGACGGGGCGGCGCTCTCCCTCGCGCCGGGGGTCGCGGGTGGGCAATTCGATCCGCAGGAGGTCGCCTTCGTCAATGCGGGCACGGCTGAGGTGATCGCCGACGTCAACGGGTTCCTCGATCGGCTCTGGAGCGTGAATGCGGCGGCACGGGTCATCCTCACCGTCTCGCCGGTGCCGCTGATCGCGACCTATCGCGATCAGCACGTGCTCGTCGCCAACGCGCACTCGAAGGCGGTGCTGCGGGCCGCCGCCGGGGAGGTCTGTGAACGCAACGATCCGCGCCTCGTCTACTTCCCGTCCTACGAGATCATCACGAGCCACACCAACGGCGGGCGCTACTACGAGGAAGACCAGCGCGGCATCGCCGAGGCCGGCGTCGCCCACGTGATGCGCGCTTTCATGGCGAGCTTCGCCCCCGGTTCGGCCGAGAAACCGGAGCCGCAGCCCTCCCACGACAGCGAAGCGGAATTCGCCGGCACCGCGGGTGTCATCTGCGACGAGGAGACGATCGAGCGCAGCCTCGCCTGA
- a CDS encoding putative reponse regulator (cheY-like protein) (Evidence 3 : Putative function from multiple computational evidences; Product type r : regulator), with translation MPSAPTVLIVEDNYLLLEMLTRLCEREGMRVLAASSGEAALTTLRDGGEAIDWLLTDILLPGLIDGWAVAAAYRERHPRRPVVYASTAAQIESRTVPGSIYIRKPFQAREIAELASVMAASHGVGDGRRIAG, from the coding sequence ATGCCTTCCGCCCCGACCGTGCTCATCGTCGAGGACAATTACCTGCTACTCGAGATGCTGACGCGGCTGTGCGAGCGCGAGGGCATGCGCGTGCTTGCCGCGTCGAGCGGCGAGGCGGCGCTGACGACGTTGCGGGACGGGGGCGAGGCCATCGATTGGCTGCTCACCGACATTCTCCTTCCTGGTCTGATCGACGGCTGGGCCGTGGCCGCCGCCTATCGCGAGCGTCATCCGAGGCGGCCGGTCGTCTACGCCTCGACCGCGGCGCAGATCGAGAGCCGCACGGTTCCCGGGAGCATCTATATTCGTAAGCCGTTCCAGGCCCGGGAGATCGCGGAACTGGCGAGCGTGATGGCTGCGTCGCACGGCGTCGGAGACGGCCGCCGTATCGCCGGCTGA
- a CDS encoding putative ABC transporter, putative membrane protein precursor with two ATP-binding domains (Evidence 3 : Putative function from multiple computational evidences; Product type t : transporter), producing MRSPLRAPAAMPLAILALTLACLGLVAATSGYSHFVIALVALTVVAGTGLNVLLGLAGLISFGHAGFYALGAYASAILTLKGVSFWLALPAAAGLSALVGAALAVPAMRVRGPYLAMVTIAFGFLVEHALIEGGELTGGQNGLVVATGPSLFGLPLGERDLAWLAVISAGLSLYGFHRLRHARLGQALRAVRDADVAAASLGFDPVRVKTAAFAISAALTGLAGAVLPPLMLFIAPSSFPFTQSILFVLAVVVGGAGTVLGPLFGALVTVLLPEALAGLAEYRLLFFGLTTLVVLWLVPAGIVGSLARLLPRGGGTRSEPGAEAPDFLHRTGGAPLAVEGLGIAFGGIRAADGVAFEARPGAITSVIGPNGAGKTTVLNMISGFYRPSAGTIRLGERELAGRPAHAIARAGIARTYQTTRLFGSLSVVENVILARAPGRLLRRAQARDRQDAAALLAFVGYAGALDRPASELPHVDRRLVEIARALAGSPKVLLLDEPAAGLARAETDRLGVLLRRIAACGIAVILVEHDMPLVMGVSDRILVMDAGRPIARGTPAEVRRDPAVLRAYLGAAETPARPRSAPWSGPADAVLSAHGLRAGYGAAPVLDGIALAVRPGETVALLGSNGAGKSTVMRSLAGLLRPVEGSVVLADTPVAALPAHKIARLGLALVPEGRQVFPELTVVENIRLGAWSRGGRVDPAEVEALLDRFPRLRERAGSRAGLLSGGEQQMLAIARGMMAHPRILLLDEPSLGLAPAIINSLYATVAELRDQGTTILIVDQMAALALTVADRGYVLEQGRVAAEGTAEELKADEALEAAYLGAA from the coding sequence ATGCGCTCGCCACTCCGGGCGCCGGCCGCGATGCCGCTCGCCATCCTGGCCCTGACGCTCGCGTGCCTCGGCCTCGTCGCCGCGACGAGCGGCTACAGCCACTTCGTCATCGCCCTCGTGGCACTCACGGTGGTGGCCGGAACCGGGCTCAACGTCCTGCTCGGGCTCGCCGGCCTGATCTCATTCGGCCATGCCGGGTTCTACGCGCTCGGCGCCTATGCGAGCGCGATCCTGACGCTCAAGGGCGTGAGCTTCTGGCTGGCGCTTCCGGCCGCGGCCGGGCTCTCCGCCCTCGTCGGCGCGGCGCTCGCCGTGCCGGCGATGCGGGTGCGTGGGCCCTACCTCGCGATGGTGACGATCGCCTTCGGCTTCCTCGTCGAGCACGCGCTGATCGAGGGCGGGGAACTGACCGGCGGGCAGAACGGCCTCGTGGTCGCCACCGGCCCGAGCCTGTTCGGCCTCCCCCTCGGCGAGCGCGACCTCGCATGGCTTGCGGTGATCTCAGCGGGCCTCAGCCTCTACGGCTTCCACCGGCTGCGCCATGCCCGTCTCGGCCAGGCTTTGCGCGCGGTGCGCGACGCCGATGTTGCCGCCGCCTCGCTCGGCTTCGATCCGGTCCGGGTGAAGACCGCCGCCTTCGCGATCTCCGCGGCGCTGACCGGGCTCGCGGGCGCGGTGCTGCCGCCGCTGATGCTGTTCATCGCGCCGAGTTCGTTCCCGTTCACGCAGTCGATCCTGTTCGTCCTTGCGGTCGTGGTCGGCGGGGCCGGCACCGTGCTCGGGCCCCTGTTCGGCGCGCTGGTGACGGTGCTCCTCCCCGAGGCGCTGGCGGGGCTGGCCGAGTACCGGCTGCTGTTCTTCGGCTTGACCACCCTGGTGGTGCTCTGGCTCGTGCCGGCGGGCATCGTCGGCAGCCTGGCCCGGCTGCTACCGCGGGGTGGCGGAACGCGCTCGGAGCCGGGAGCCGAGGCGCCGGATTTCCTGCACCGGACCGGGGGCGCGCCGCTCGCCGTCGAGGGTCTCGGCATCGCCTTCGGCGGGATCCGGGCGGCGGACGGCGTCGCCTTCGAGGCGCGGCCCGGCGCCATCACCAGCGTCATCGGCCCGAACGGCGCCGGCAAGACCACCGTTCTCAACATGATCTCGGGCTTCTATCGGCCGAGCGCCGGCACGATCCGCCTCGGTGAGCGCGAACTCGCCGGGAGGCCAGCCCACGCCATCGCCCGCGCCGGCATCGCCCGCACCTACCAGACGACCCGGCTGTTCGGCTCGCTCAGCGTCGTCGAGAACGTGATCCTCGCCCGCGCCCCTGGGCGTCTGCTGCGCCGGGCGCAAGCGCGGGACCGGCAGGATGCGGCGGCCCTGCTCGCCTTCGTCGGCTATGCCGGCGCCCTCGACCGTCCGGCCTCCGAACTGCCCCATGTCGACCGGCGGCTGGTGGAGATCGCCCGCGCGCTGGCCGGGTCCCCGAAAGTGCTGCTCCTCGACGAGCCGGCCGCCGGCCTCGCCAGGGCCGAGACCGACCGCCTCGGCGTGCTGCTGCGCCGGATCGCGGCCTGCGGCATCGCGGTGATCCTCGTCGAGCACGACATGCCGCTGGTCATGGGCGTGTCCGACCGCATCCTCGTCATGGATGCCGGCCGCCCGATCGCCCGCGGCACCCCCGCCGAGGTGCGCCGCGACCCCGCCGTGCTGCGAGCCTATCTCGGCGCCGCCGAGACCCCGGCCCGGCCGCGGTCCGCGCCCTGGAGCGGTCCGGCCGACGCAGTCCTCTCCGCTCACGGCCTGCGCGCGGGCTACGGCGCCGCGCCCGTCCTCGACGGCATCGCCCTCGCGGTGCGGCCGGGCGAGACCGTGGCTTTGCTCGGCTCGAACGGGGCCGGCAAATCGACGGTGATGCGCTCGCTCGCGGGCCTGCTACGCCCAGTCGAGGGCTCGGTGGTGCTGGCGGACACGCCCGTCGCGGCGCTGCCGGCGCACAAGATCGCGCGGCTCGGCCTCGCTTTGGTGCCCGAAGGGCGCCAGGTCTTTCCCGAACTCACCGTCGTCGAGAACATCCGCCTCGGCGCCTGGAGCCGCGGCGGCCGGGTCGATCCGGCCGAGGTCGAGGCCTTGCTCGACCGCTTTCCGCGCCTGCGCGAGCGGGCGGGCAGCCGCGCCGGCCTGCTCTCGGGCGGGGAGCAGCAGATGCTGGCGATCGCCCGCGGGATGATGGCGCATCCACGCATCCTCCTGCTCGACGAGCCCTCCCTCGGGCTCGCCCCGGCGATCATCAACAGCCTCTACGCGACCGTGGCCGAGTTGCGCGACCAGGGCACGACGATCCTCATCGTCGATCAGATGGCCGCGCTGGCGCTGACCGTGGCCGACCGCGGCTACGTCCTGGAGCAGGGGCGCGTCGCCGCGGAGGGCACGGCAGAGGAGCTCAAGGCGGACGAGGCCCTTGAAGCTGCCTATCTCGGGGCGGCGTGA
- a CDS encoding protein of unknown function (Evidence 5 : Unknown function), translated as MAPLPALFKPLAPAVRAFAAQPFSPRSWARPWQRPAGHPRIVVIGNCQAAGVAQTLRLLLPGAAVETLLVAGLGRRFGHLDRLAHHLRDADYVFSHFFPTGFVAGGNVHGLAERVPGLRLFPTILFSGFHPDLIHVGDEASLRLSRLVASPIGPYHSAIALHGFRQGLSVEATLRLYTGVVFERLGYFDLWQASADYLLRTARDVGFGLEREFALWTRGGVFMHVINHPHLHVLGDIARRLARETGYDPLDIPVETYAPDALTSEPVWPVLPGIAERYGVPDSTLFKGDGRRAAPRLLDLPDFVAESFALYARQRSEDLTNARVEAWEKDPEICALFGAA; from the coding sequence TTGGCCCCGCTCCCCGCCCTTTTCAAACCGCTCGCCCCGGCCGTCCGGGCCTTCGCGGCGCAGCCGTTCTCCCCGCGATCCTGGGCGAGACCGTGGCAGCGGCCGGCTGGCCACCCGCGGATCGTGGTGATCGGCAATTGCCAAGCAGCCGGCGTCGCGCAGACCCTTCGCCTGTTGCTGCCGGGAGCCGCGGTCGAGACGCTCCTCGTCGCCGGGCTCGGCCGACGGTTCGGGCATCTCGATCGGCTGGCACACCATCTCCGGGACGCCGATTACGTCTTCTCTCATTTCTTCCCCACGGGCTTCGTCGCGGGCGGTAACGTCCACGGGCTCGCCGAACGCGTGCCGGGGCTGCGGCTGTTTCCGACGATCCTGTTTTCCGGCTTCCATCCCGATCTCATCCATGTCGGCGACGAAGCGAGCCTGAGGCTGTCCCGTCTCGTCGCCTCGCCGATCGGGCCGTATCACTCGGCGATCGCGCTCCACGGCTTTCGCCAGGGGCTGAGCGTCGAGGCGACCCTACGGCTCTATACCGGTGTCGTCTTCGAGCGGCTCGGCTATTTCGACCTGTGGCAGGCGAGCGCGGACTACCTGCTGCGCACCGCCCGCGACGTCGGGTTCGGCCTGGAGCGGGAATTCGCGCTGTGGACCCGCGGCGGCGTGTTCATGCACGTCATCAACCACCCGCACCTGCACGTTTTGGGCGACATCGCCCGGCGCCTCGCCCGCGAGACCGGCTACGACCCGCTCGACATCCCGGTCGAGACCTACGCCCCGGATGCGCTGACCTCCGAGCCGGTTTGGCCGGTCCTGCCGGGAATCGCCGAGCGCTACGGCGTGCCGGACTCGACCTTGTTCAAGGGCGACGGCCGCCGCGCCGCGCCGCGCCTGCTCGATCTGCCGGATTTCGTGGCCGAGAGCTTTGCCCTCTACGCACGGCAGCGATCGGAGGATCTCACCAATGCGCGGGTCGAGGCCTGGGAGAAGGATCCGGAGATTTGCGCGCTCTTCGGCGCGGCATAG
- the hemC gene encoding hydroxymethylbilane synthase (Evidence 2a : Function from experimental evidences in other organisms; PubMedId : 11872720, 7784514; Product type e : enzyme), whose translation MALAQTGMVRDRIVAANPGLETEIVVVSTVADRVLDRPLSEIGGKGLFTKELEQALFADEIDVAVHSMKDVETWLPDGLAIACILERDDPRDAFLSANGANGLADLPPGARVGTSSLRRGAQVLMHRPDLTIVPLRGNANTRMRKLEAGECDATLLALAGLQRLRMAEVARSVLSVEEMLPAVAQGALGIECRAGDDAIRALLAPVACATTTTALDAERGLLAELDGSCRTPIAALAQVSGDRISLDGLLFLPDGSRHWAVQREGLAADAGAIGRDAGAELKRAAGDVYFAHLK comes from the coding sequence ATGGCGCTGGCCCAGACCGGCATGGTCCGTGATCGGATCGTGGCGGCCAATCCGGGATTGGAGACGGAAATCGTCGTCGTCTCGACCGTGGCCGACCGCGTGCTCGATCGGCCGCTCTCCGAGATCGGCGGCAAGGGCCTATTTACCAAGGAACTCGAACAGGCGCTGTTTGCCGACGAGATCGATGTCGCCGTCCACTCGATGAAGGACGTGGAGACCTGGCTGCCCGACGGGCTCGCCATCGCCTGCATCCTCGAACGCGATGATCCGCGCGACGCCTTCCTCAGCGCGAATGGGGCCAACGGCTTGGCCGACCTGCCCCCCGGTGCACGGGTCGGCACCTCCTCGCTCAGGCGTGGAGCGCAGGTGCTGATGCACCGGCCCGATCTCACCATCGTGCCCCTGCGCGGCAATGCCAACACCCGGATGCGCAAGCTGGAGGCGGGGGAGTGCGACGCCACGCTGCTGGCGCTCGCCGGCCTTCAGCGCCTCAGGATGGCCGAGGTCGCCCGCAGCGTATTGTCGGTGGAAGAGATGCTCCCGGCCGTGGCGCAGGGCGCACTCGGCATCGAGTGCCGGGCCGGCGATGACGCGATTCGGGCGCTGCTGGCGCCCGTCGCCTGCGCCACTACGACGACGGCACTCGACGCGGAACGCGGGCTCCTTGCCGAACTCGACGGCTCGTGCCGCACACCCATCGCGGCGCTCGCGCAGGTGAGCGGGGATCGCATCAGCCTCGACGGGTTGCTGTTCCTGCCGGATGGCAGCCGCCACTGGGCGGTCCAGCGCGAGGGACTGGCCGCGGATGCCGGCGCGATCGGCCGCGATGCCGGGGCCGAGCTGAAGCGGGCGGCGGGCGACGTCTACTTCGCCCACCTTAAGTAG
- the pal gene encoding peptidoglycan-associated outer membrane lipoprotein (Evidence 2a : Function from experimental evidences in other organisms; PubMedId : 10456959, 8626299; Product type m : membrane component): MSTPARFRGLSLTLALCAALGLGACSKDSDLADASGFGAGGPGGAARPGSAQDFVVNIGDRVFFESDSTDLTPTATATLDKQASWLQRYPRYSFLIEGHADERGTREYNYSLGARRAQTVQDYLASRGISASRMRTVSYGKERPVAVCNDISCWSQNRRSVSVLDGGAGS, from the coding sequence ATGTCGACACCCGCGCGTTTCCGTGGGCTTTCCCTGACGCTGGCGCTTTGCGCCGCACTCGGCCTCGGCGCCTGCAGCAAGGACAGCGATCTTGCCGACGCGTCCGGCTTCGGTGCCGGCGGCCCCGGAGGCGCGGCCCGCCCCGGCAGCGCCCAGGATTTCGTGGTGAATATCGGCGACCGGGTGTTCTTCGAATCGGACTCGACCGATCTCACCCCAACCGCGACCGCCACCCTCGACAAGCAGGCATCGTGGCTCCAGCGCTACCCGCGCTACAGCTTCCTCATCGAGGGCCATGCCGACGAGCGCGGCACGCGGGAATACAATTACTCCCTCGGCGCCCGCCGCGCACAGACCGTGCAGGATTACCTCGCCTCCCGCGGCATCTCGGCCTCGCGGATGCGGACGGTCTCCTATGGCAAGGAGCGCCCGGTGGCGGTCTGCAACGACATCTCCTGCTGGTCGCAGAACCGGCGCTCCGTCAGCGTTCTGGACGGCGGCGCCGGCTCCTGA
- a CDS encoding protein of unknown function (Evidence 5 : Unknown function), giving the protein MPPVTRWRARGAARDERSRRHFVGKLFGRGWTGRPPVANPPPPNGIGGPAVQPPHRGLGRIAQLVEQLTLNQRVLGSNPSAPTKLPQTLNQSNTYWTGDGVSDSKIVEPFFSFDIFMRLSLESSIPVLA; this is encoded by the coding sequence ATGCCGCCCGTCACGCGCTGGCGCGCCCGTGGGGCCGCACGGGACGAGCGATCCCGGCGGCACTTTGTCGGAAAACTTTTCGGAAGGGGCTGGACAGGCCGTCCGCCCGTTGCTAATCCGCCGCCACCGAACGGGATTGGTGGCCCGGCGGTCCAGCCTCCTCACCGAGGCTTAGGGCGCATAGCTCAGTTGGTAGAGCAGCTGACTCTTAATCAGCGGGTCCTAGGTTCGAACCCTAGTGCGCCCACCAAACTCCCCCAGACACTCAACCAATCGAATACTTACTGGACCGGTGACGGGGTAAGCGACAGCAAGATTGTTGAGCCGTTTTTTTCCTTCGACATCTTCATGCGTTTGAGCCTGGAATCATCGATTCCGGTCCTGGCATAA
- a CDS encoding putative gamma-glutamyltranspeptidase (Evidence 3 : Putative function from multiple computational evidences; PubMedId : 16169924; Product type e : enzyme): MDRSESPYHPASAGSRRALLLTSAAALGATTMPSRLFAEASAPRGALAQSRQGMVTSPHELASEAGREVLRGGGNAIEAAIAINATLCVTYPHFCGLGGDAFMIVSDRNGASFTLSGIGQAAAKLPEDGQPIPLRGPGSAITAAAAVDTWEQAFTYSQRAWGGRQSWKGLFQRAITYAAEGFPLTPSQRFWANFRAKEIGNWPDIVRVFTAAGRIPEAGEMFRQPDLARTLTTLAENGGRDFYEGELAHRIAHGLQQAGSPLMADDLARCRARNESALRVPYRGGQLISLRPPTQGLTTLEIMGVLDRFDVASIPEGSADYYHLLVEAVKLAFIDRNRFIADPDFVDVPVERLLSAPHLDAQARSIGPRKAAPWPDVFKTGDTVFIGAADRDGNCVSLLQTVYFDWGSGVVAGDTGILWHNRGASFSVDANSINVLRPGKRPFHTLNPGMYFKNGRPNLLYGTQGADGQPQTLSAVLTRLIDYGMDPLTALARPRFLLGKTFSDSRDSLKLELDAGQAVFEELKARGHEISPIPAQSPLAGHPGAIRIEDDGRFVGAHDPRSDGLALGL; the protein is encoded by the coding sequence ATGGATCGTAGCGAAAGCCCTTACCATCCCGCGTCGGCCGGTTCGCGGCGCGCACTTCTCCTGACCTCTGCGGCTGCCCTGGGGGCGACGACCATGCCGAGCCGTCTCTTCGCCGAAGCGAGCGCCCCGCGCGGCGCTCTCGCCCAGTCCCGCCAGGGCATGGTGACGAGCCCGCACGAACTCGCCAGCGAAGCCGGGCGGGAGGTGCTGCGGGGGGGCGGCAATGCCATCGAGGCGGCGATCGCCATCAACGCCACCCTCTGCGTGACCTACCCGCATTTCTGCGGTCTGGGCGGTGACGCGTTCATGATCGTCAGCGATCGCAACGGCGCCAGCTTCACCCTGTCCGGCATCGGCCAGGCGGCGGCGAAGCTGCCGGAGGACGGCCAGCCGATCCCGCTGCGCGGACCCGGATCGGCGATCACCGCCGCGGCCGCCGTCGATACCTGGGAGCAAGCCTTCACCTACAGCCAGCGGGCCTGGGGCGGGCGGCAATCCTGGAAGGGGCTATTCCAGCGCGCGATCACCTATGCGGCAGAGGGCTTTCCCCTGACGCCGTCGCAGCGCTTCTGGGCGAACTTCCGCGCCAAGGAGATCGGCAACTGGCCCGATATCGTGCGCGTGTTCACCGCCGCAGGCCGCATCCCGGAGGCCGGGGAGATGTTTCGGCAGCCCGACCTCGCCCGCACGCTGACGACGCTCGCGGAGAATGGTGGCCGCGACTTCTACGAGGGCGAGTTGGCCCATCGGATCGCGCACGGCCTGCAACAGGCGGGCTCCCCCCTGATGGCGGACGACCTCGCCCGCTGCCGCGCGCGCAACGAAAGCGCGCTGCGCGTGCCCTACCGGGGCGGGCAGCTCATCAGCCTGCGCCCGCCGACACAGGGCCTCACCACCCTTGAGATTATGGGTGTTCTCGACCGCTTCGACGTGGCTTCCATCCCCGAGGGCAGCGCCGATTACTACCACCTCCTCGTCGAAGCGGTGAAGCTGGCCTTCATCGACCGCAACCGCTTCATCGCCGATCCCGATTTCGTCGATGTGCCCGTCGAGCGGCTGCTATCGGCCCCGCACCTCGATGCGCAGGCCCGGAGCATCGGTCCGCGCAAGGCTGCGCCCTGGCCCGATGTCTTCAAGACCGGTGATACCGTCTTCATCGGAGCGGCCGACCGGGACGGCAATTGTGTCAGCCTGCTGCAGACGGTCTATTTCGATTGGGGCAGCGGCGTCGTCGCGGGCGATACCGGCATCCTCTGGCACAATCGCGGTGCGTCCTTCAGCGTGGACGCCAACAGCATCAACGTGCTGCGGCCCGGAAAGCGTCCGTTCCACACGCTCAATCCCGGCATGTATTTCAAGAACGGCCGTCCGAACTTGTTGTACGGCACGCAGGGCGCAGATGGGCAACCACAGACCCTGTCGGCGGTGCTGACGCGCCTGATCGATTACGGGATGGATCCCCTCACCGCCCTCGCGCGCCCTCGGTTCCTTCTGGGCAAGACCTTCTCGGACAGCCGCGACAGCCTAAAGCTCGAACTCGATGCGGGTCAGGCCGTGTTCGAAGAGCTGAAGGCGCGAGGGCACGAGATCAGCCCCATTCCCGCCCAGAGCCCCCTGGCCGGCCATCCCGGCGCAATCCGCATCGAGGATGACGGCCGCTTCGTCGGCGCCCACGATCCGCGCAGTGATGGCTTGGCTCTCGGCCTTTGA
- a CDS encoding conserved protein of unknown function (Evidence 4 : Unknown function but conserved in other organisms) — protein MTVHALHNNRIETIPVTTSAPPPAGHGRYAYSALPDRPVYDWPEGKRLAVYLALNLETFEFGDGLGAELAPGGPQPDVLNYAWRDWGNRVGARRIRDMLDDLRMPASILVNSRIYRDCPGLIEAFRARGDEIVGHGRSNAERQGTLSESEERALIAEATAVLTREEGRAPAGWLGPWISQSRVTPDLLAEAGYRYLLDWCHDDQPTWFATRNGGRILSVPYPQELNDIPAIVARKDTGRAFAEAITDAFEEMLEQSRRAPLVMGIALHPYIVGQPHRLRPLRQALERIAGHRDTVWLTTAGAIAAHAAELPE, from the coding sequence GTGACGGTGCACGCGCTCCACAACAACAGGATCGAGACCATCCCCGTGACGACATCGGCGCCGCCCCCTGCCGGCCATGGCCGCTACGCCTATTCCGCCCTGCCGGACCGCCCGGTCTACGACTGGCCTGAGGGCAAGCGCCTCGCGGTCTACCTCGCGCTCAACCTCGAAACCTTCGAGTTCGGTGACGGCCTCGGCGCCGAACTGGCTCCGGGCGGCCCCCAGCCGGACGTGCTGAACTATGCATGGCGCGATTGGGGCAACCGGGTCGGCGCGCGGCGCATCCGCGACATGCTCGACGACCTGCGGATGCCGGCGAGCATCCTCGTCAACAGCCGGATCTACCGGGACTGTCCGGGCCTGATCGAGGCCTTCCGCGCCCGGGGCGATGAGATCGTCGGGCATGGGCGCAGCAATGCCGAGCGGCAGGGCACCCTCTCGGAATCCGAGGAGCGCGCCCTCATCGCCGAGGCCACCGCCGTGCTGACGCGGGAGGAGGGCAGGGCGCCCGCGGGCTGGCTCGGCCCCTGGATCTCGCAGTCGCGGGTCACGCCGGATCTGCTGGCCGAGGCAGGCTACCGCTACCTGCTCGACTGGTGCCACGACGACCAGCCGACATGGTTCGCGACGCGCAACGGCGGGCGCATCCTTTCGGTGCCCTATCCGCAGGAACTCAACGACATCCCCGCGATCGTCGCCCGCAAGGACACGGGACGCGCCTTCGCCGAGGCGATCACCGACGCCTTCGAGGAGATGCTGGAGCAGTCGCGCCGCGCGCCGCTGGTCATGGGCATCGCGCTCCACCCCTACATCGTCGGCCAGCCGCACCGCTTACGTCCCCTGCGGCAGGCGCTCGAACGGATCGCAGGGCATCGCGACACGGTCTGGCTCACCACGGCCGGCGCGATCGCGGCGCACGCCGCCGAGTTGCCGGAGTAG